The Paraburkholderia megapolitana genomic sequence AGACGTCGCAAGCCCTGCATGACCACCGGTGTGCTGTCTTCACCGTTCTTTAGTGGTCGACTTGGGCTCGTAGGTGAATCAAAGCTAACGCAAACCGCGACACGATGTCTTGCGAAAGTTTCGGCCACTTCGTCGGTGATCAGCGAACCATTCGTCACGGTTGAGTAGGCGATATGCATGTCATCGCGCTCACCATTGCCAAAGCGCTCAAGGACAGCTGCAATGGCCTTCCAGTTCAGCAGTGGCTCGCCTCCAAAGAACTGAATCATCACACTTTGCACGCCCGACGAGCGTGAAGCCGCAAGAGCTTTTTCGACGTAGTGCACCGCATCGTGCGGCTTCATGTGCCTGTTCTTAGGATCGTATTGGTGTTCGAAGCGCTCCCTGGAGGCATACATCGAATCGTTGATATCGATCTTGATTTCATCCCGGGCTTTCAGCCGGCTAAGATCGACCTTGGCGACCTCAGCCTCTACCGACATCTCTTTTCCTTGAATGCCTTCGAAGCAATAAGTGCATCCAAAATTGCAGGCATTCGCCAGGATGAGCTGGATGATGTTGACCTTCTTCTCGACTTCGGTGGGCACAGATTGCTGCTGAGCCTCGTCGGTCACCAGGAAACCGCGCGCCAACAACTGCTGGACCAGTTCGGCCTCCCGGCAAGGAGGCTCACCATCAATCCATGATGCCGGCAGTACCCGACCTGCGCCGAATCCCTGCAGCACTTTATGCGCTGCATCGTCCAGCATGCATAGTCCGCCACGCTGGCGGTGATAAACGGCAGTGCGAGCATCTACAACGAGTTCAACAACGTCCGGGGACAAGGTATATCTATTGTTTGCCATGCGCGTCAGACCTTCTTGCCTGGTTAGCGAGATACAGAAGTACACGCGCCGCACGCGTTAAGCCTATGCGGCGCGCGCAGGCCTTATTTGCTCAGACGGGTCTTGAGCAGCGTACGCTGC encodes the following:
- a CDS encoding radical SAM/SPASM domain-containing protein; this encodes MLDDAAHKVLQGFGAGRVLPASWIDGEPPCREAELVQQLLARGFLVTDEAQQQSVPTEVEKKVNIIQLILANACNFGCTYCFEGIQGKEMSVEAEVAKVDLSRLKARDEIKIDINDSMYASRERFEHQYDPKNRHMKPHDAVHYVEKALAASRSSGVQSVMIQFFGGEPLLNWKAIAAVLERFGNGERDDMHIAYSTVTNGSLITDEVAETFARHRVAVCVSFDSPTSPSRPLKNGEDSTPVVMQGLRRLQAKGNRIAINAALTSATWNDFDESIVDLAVDVSAGEIGVVVDFDPSFYARYGAQNIVDRLWRVVEYGRQRGVVLTGYWHQIFQVLLGHDAVSERGFKNCSAKGAQFSIEPNGSVFACKAGSTILGSIEQGPGLLDAPAYVEHAKLRHENPDFCRGCEIEGFCAGLCLGPLEKKYGAIDVVEPSACNFYRGITRRHIEALKPFEIATFDLQAS